A genomic region of Methanothermobacter sp. CaT2 contains the following coding sequences:
- a CDS encoding cyclophilin-like fold protein, with translation MRIRITVEGKGHATGELDDRNPESARRIYDSLPIEGRALLWMEEVYFDIPLDLDYENPSDSASPGDISYWPPGYALCIFFGSTQPYSPVNHIGRVTENLELFFSVDEGDRIIIEREE, from the coding sequence ATGAGGATAAGGATAACCGTTGAGGGTAAGGGCCATGCCACCGGTGAACTTGATGATAGAAACCCCGAATCTGCAAGGAGAATCTATGATAGCCTTCCTATTGAGGGGAGGGCCCTCCTCTGGATGGAAGAGGTCTACTTTGACATACCCCTCGACCTTGACTATGAGAACCCCTCTGATAGTGCCTCCCCTGGTGACATCTCCTACTGGCCGCCCGGTTATGCCCTGTGCATCTTCTTTGGATCAACACAGCCCTATTCACCTGTGAACCACATAGGCAGGGTAACCGAAAACCTTGAGCTCTTCTTCAGTGTGGATGAGGGTGACAGGATAATAATAGAAAGGGAAGAGTAA